The Panicum virgatum strain AP13 chromosome 3N, P.virgatum_v5, whole genome shotgun sequence genome includes the window CAGGGGTATACAATCTGATGTACCAAATAAAAAACAGTCACAATATGCATGGATAGGATAACACTGCAGCATAAGCATGTGTACAGCTAATAGTACATTAAAAAATGTATGAACAGCCTTGTTTCATCAGTGTTCGTAACTTAGGGTGGTGTATATCTTAGCAAGAGATTATAGTCATTTCTCAAGATATCGTGACATTTAATTGCAAATATGCCACAAAGACTACTTTTGGTCAAGTCACAGATCACTTGCAACTAAGAAAAGTGCAGAACAAATAAGAAACACATTTACCGTAGATTGCTTACTTCCACCACATCCTCTTCACCTTGTAGTAGTTGTTCTTCGACGATATCATCTCTACCTTTTCTATATCCCTAGACACATATGAGGAAATATTAGAATCTCAAAATAAAATTGCTGAGCCAGCTCACAAAACTACGGGCACAAACTTTGCAGCTCATCTATAATATCTGCTATTGCAGCTACAGTAGTGAATGATGGGAACGAGGCAACGGGCTTGACCAAGGGGACAGACTGCGATAGCCATGGATGAAAGCGCCGTCAACAAAAATCATGAGAGAGTCCGAAGTGGGAGAGAGCGAGTGGTAGAATCAGCCCATGAGTCAAATCATCTCAAAGTTTAACTAAAATTATaaagagaaacacaaagatttataatatcaaataggtatactataaaaatatagttaataaaaaaatctaatgatatttaattggtatgataaatattattatcttgttatataaatttggtcaaatttgaaaatttttgactctctaagatttttagaatgacttataatttggaacggagggagtaaatgGAAGCAGCCATTGAATTCCCTCCTCTCCGCGCGGTGTCATCAGCACCTTAGTATAGTAGTAGGATGCTGGAATCAAGACTCACCTCCAATCGCGGGCCTCCTCCTGTTCCTTCCTTGATTGGGCTTCTCTCTCTACCAAAAAATCAAGAGATAACGCCCAAATCAAATCGATTCCTGGAACGCAAAAACTAGATCCCGAACAAGCTATTTCTCACCTCGTGTGCATCATCTCCTCCACCGCTAAGTAGACCTCACCGTATCTCCACTGGAAATCCATCGAAAAAATACCCAAAAAAGAGTTCGTTTCACATGAAAAAAATGGAAGAGCATCAACAAATCCATGGAAATAATAGGCATCGGCTCACCTCCGTACATGCTCCTCACCTCTCCAACTCCGATCTACACTTACCACTGCGTGAAATCACCGGATCCTAAGGCGACAAAGACAAATCGCCAGGGAACGTGAAGCagagggggggagagagaagCTAAGAGCAAGTAATGTAGTTGACTGTAAGCTGACTAAATGATGAGGTGAAGGAGAAAAAAGATGAGGGAGAGGAGAAGCGGGCTGTAAGGATAGCCACAATGTGCATAAAAAGTGGTCTTTATAGTCATATAAAGATTGGCTCAATATTGTGGAAGGTGGCAATAGAAGAAAATCTCTTTACAGGTACCCATAGCCATAAAGATCACCCATAAGAAATTGAAAATACTAAACTCTCTCTCATCTCACCGGCCATctcctctctctcatctctttgctgctgctgccgctagCTTGGTGGAATTTTTTATTTGTGGGTGGGCCCTTCACTATGGCCTTCAACATTGTAGTAATGATATTAGCTCGTGGTCTACTGGTACGAGGGCCCACCTTAAGGACTGGTTAGGCCATAAACATTGCCCTCGCCCTAAGTTTACAGCCGGCGACAAGTGAGCTATGTATTAATTGTGAAGAGCTAACTATTGTATAGATGGGCTGAGAGAAGACTACAAGAATCCTTACAGCTAGCTTGTTGGATGGATTATTAGTGTTGCTCTAACCGTAGTGAGAGGGGAGGGATGAGTGTGAGGGGCGAAATGAATGGGGGAGCCTCTAGAAACTGATTGGcgggctggggggggggggggggattcgcGAGTTGGTGCCTTGGTGGTCGTCTATCTCCGTGGCTGCTTAATGGTGGATGGACGGTGGATAAATTTGCCGTACAGGAGAGAAAAATTACAGCCGACTGATACCTAGTCATTACCTTTTCGTATAGACTCTCAACGTTAATATAAAAGTCCCCTTTTTGGATCGTCATAATTAAGAATCACATTCACAttgtttatttataaatatcTCCTATTTTCATGATTAATAGTCGTGAtccaatattttttaaaaatagacACCTATTTTTTGGATTGCGATTAATAGCCATGATCCAAtattttgaaggaaaaaaaactcTACTTGCCCGGacccctctcttctccctcgtGCAAGTTCATGCACACTGCGGGTAGGCGTAGCTGCTGTAGCTCGCAAAGAACttgccgtgtgtttggttggcgGTTGGAGCGAGCTGGGTTGGGTTGGACCCATCTCCATGGCTGTTTGGATGCAATTGAGGTGGGTTGGGTTGGCTCCGCGAAGGAATATTCCTCCAATATGCGGGTTCGGCCGATTCCTCGAAAAAAACGGACGGAGCGAACCTCCTGGAGCGAACCCACTTTTCGCGACGTCCAATAATGGAGCTGACAGAGACTGCGATGACGGGCGATGGAGGATGCGGGGCAGCGGAGGCCAGGCTCCGGCGCATCGACGGCGGGTGTAACACCCCATGTGTTTATCACCATAACTACAAAGTTAATCCCATGGTTAATATGATTGTTAGTACTAAATCTGCCTGAACAAAACCACTAAAGAAATTCTTGCTAGCAATTTAACATGTGAAATGAGAAAATCTGTTTTGAAATGATTTCTAAATAAAGGTTCGCGTCATTTTTGAAATCAAATAATATTAAAAGGTAGGAACGGGAAAGAAGAAGATTTAGCTAAAAATATAGTTGGGGTGCCAAATGACTCAGTTTTGATGTTTGAacaaattttcaaaacaaatcaAGTCGACTCAATCGCAATTTATCTCTGGGAATCATTgtgaacccggaacttccgggtgtgaatccggaaattccggaataatccggatactccgggtttgtttccggatactccgggcgtGATTTTGTCACCGAGGCCCCACCAACAtttaacccggatactccggaaaatccggatattccggatgtAAAATCCGGATATTCTGGGTTTTTTTCAGAATTGTGGACGTTGGGTTATATCAAATTAAACTAGAGGGTTCTGTGAGTCAATTAAATGAAATCCTTTAGTACTCTCTTTTGCTTTTGTGTACATGCCTAGCCTTCTAAATGAGTTTAGTTAGTTTTATTTAAAGGacacacttcaggctaaaataaattgaaTGAACTCTCATAGTGTAGCGTCGAACTGTTTTCCTTTTAAGCTTGCTTTGTTTTTTTGATACATCACCCATGCATTCATACATCAATATTGTTGCCTTTCATTTAGATATGCTAGATATGCAAAACATGGACGTGAAACACGCGATGTTAGAGCCGAACCCCAAGACGGTGTTCGGTGGACATctccagaagatggaaggacccTAAGGGccaaccgaagacccggcccaaggtcggaaggtCTCAAGGCCTTGATAGcattaacactgacttagtgttacccttaggcaagccccgatgcacatcctattattttaaattatgacacctatatacgtaactattatttgtgcattaagtttagaaattgtttggaaccctagttgcatgatccctatgattccttgagttatactagtatgtataggatgatagaagtgctatgcttatTGGTTTTCCGGTAGAATACGAGTGATCTCTTGCACtcacgagatataggatgtttagaagtcgGATAATtttcggttactcgcgagatttgAGATATAAttatattccagtacatgagatgttgaatttgatatggaataaatggagaattgagaccgAACGGGAAATGATGAGGATACATACGAATGGCAGTAGGACAgtgttcctgggtgtcttagtcccgtctgtgtcgattaaggaccggtcgttgtcggcagtgctgatcggggattgaattgtactaaccgcatgccgggagtaggaggtagtgtagtcgaaaccggtaagccgagtactgccttgcttcgaaagtataggactccatctcacctcctggggtggtcgagtagtcgcggagaaacggggATGCATatattacttttggtggtctcacattgagctcggctgaccatataaTGGTgaggcggtcctgtagttcgaggcggggaggggaaaggtcggtgcgtggggtccgccggggcttttgcgtgccgtgttggttaggtccaccttgcaaggttaaatcggatcgattcgccgtgtctcgcggttatgagagtcttgatctctttgctgcatcgtagcaaaatattagaatgtgagttatatatatatatatatatatatatatatatatataatgttgaACACACTGAATTATGATTGATTGCACCACCATGTTGTTATAGATAGTTTatgcaaataatagattatggttaatacatatatataatctggagctaaaataatgaaagtaaggatttgCTTTAGTcactttttctgcaaaataaccaccagccaaatgccttgcttgtctagatatgtgggctaagttatacccactggtcgggtaagtcttgctgagtattagttactcagggtttgttgtttaccctatttcaggtatagaagctaactaGATTTcgcatcggtgggctcgatgtggcgccttgtcttcacgtctcggtagttctcgacttatttagtttgttttatttgtgtttcgatcggcctatgggttggaaacagcctgtcaagttacacttaattaaactAACGCGCCAAAGGATGgcggttacacttaattaagcgttttaactcggcgggtctgtcacatCAGGCGGTGGAGGCCGGGCTACGGCGCGCCGGCTGCGGGTCGGAGGCTGGGTGGCGCCGGACGAGCTCGGTCGCCGGTCCAGCGAGGACGAGCGGCAGAGGAGGGCGGGGTCGGCCGTCAGAGGAgagcggggcggcggaggaggactgCGCCGGACGAGCTGGGTCGCGCGCGGATCCGGCGACGAGCTCGGTCGCGCGGTCCGGCGAcgacgagtggcagaggagggcgggggcggccggtggaggagggtggggcggcggaggagggcggcgcggctccggtggtggatggaggaggaagaagatggacgaaggaggaagaagatggagcTTCGGTGCCACTGACATGTGAGGCccgctggaggaagaagatggagaagcCAACGGCGTGAGCATGGTCCTCCGTCCCTCTTTTCAATCTCTTCAACCAAATAAAGAATTAGATTCGACCCAACCTCTTGATATTTTTTTCAACCAAATAAGGGAGGGGTTGGAGCCATCCCTGAAACGAGGGATGGACCCAACCCATCCCACTCAgtcctccaaccaaacacacggttggTGGGTACCCTGCACCCTGGTACAAGTTCCGAAGCGTCTGGTGTGAACAATCAGTTGGTTTACGGTGTTGATCAGATTAAACGGAGTGGTGCAGCATGTTCGCTGCCGCTCCTCATCGGGTTTTTTTTTAATACTTTGGAAGTTTGGAGATGGATCTTCCTGTGCATTATAGGTGTGGTCAATCTTTGAGCTCAGTCAATCTGGTGGTGCACGTTGTGTGGTTGCCATTTTAATTTGTCACTAGCAGCAGTGGTGGTAGCTAGTGTTGTCGGAATAATAATGGTTCACTACTTATATAAATTATATTGCATTGGTGTGTTGGAAAATGATGGCATTGTTTATTTCTATATTTCTTCATCAAGGCCGCAGCACTCGCACCGTATCTTGCATTTCGGTATTAAACCACACAATATCCCTACTGTACGTCTGTACTAAGACTGTCCAAAGGCAACTCCGAGTGACATTCTTTTATTCTTGCAGCATTTACTTCATAGAAGCTCATACAAATACTGCATATATGAAAAGTGTTCATACATAATTAAACGATACAGCAAGTCTGGGGTCTGCACAACGTGCCAAGGCCCCAAGCACTACTACGCCTCAATTTATTCTCAGCAAGTATTACGTACGAACTCTAAGCAGATCACTGGTCTTTTATTAGTACAGCAGATAGCACCAGCGAGCCATGTCATCGATCGGCCGGTGTGCTCGCACGGGGGCGCGCCCGCTTCGTCGATCGAGAACGCGAGAGCTCGATCGGGCGGATCGGGCGCTCAGCAACTGGGCAGGGGCACCTTGCAGGCGGCGAAGACCTTCTTGCCGTTGGGGGAGTTGACGTAGCGCTGCATGTTGGGGTTCTTCTTGTACTGGCAGAAGCAGCTCGCCGGGTGCGCCTTGAGCCTCGCGCAGCAcgccgccgtgggcgccgcgtTCCCGATGATGGCCGGCGCGCACGGCGTCAGCTGCGTCGGGGtgcacgtcgtcgtcgccgcacCCGCGCCCGGCGCCAGGCTCACCAGCACGGCGCTCGACACCGCGAGCGCCACAAGGAAGAGCGCGAGAGACGACGCCTGCTTGTTGCTGCTGGCTGCCATGATCGGAatcggatggatggatggagctGAGAGATCGACCTCAGTCAGATTACAGAAGCGAGACGGCCGGTGAGAGGTTGTGCTGCTGGTGAGCTGTGGCGAATGGAGGGTGTGATCCGTGGTGGTACTTATAGGGGAACTGGAGTAGGTTAGGTGAAGGCCAGCGTAGGCAATCGAGGTTTGGTACGTGAGCAACGAGAGATCATCACATCGCGGAGGCATCAAGCAGCATGCACTGGGCAACTGAACGACTGACACAGGTCGAGTTCGTTCATTGTGCATGTGCAGGGGAGCTAGGATAGCTCTTACATCTTGCTTCCCTTTTTCTGTATGAACAAGCTAGACGATGATCCTTCTTCTAGAGGGAGCTAGTAGTGGGTTGGGTTAGTAGAACGGACTCAACGGAGAGAGGGCATA containing:
- the LOC120664728 gene encoding uncharacterized protein LOC120664728, which codes for MHNERTRPVSVVQLPSACCLMPPRCDDLSLLTYQTSIAYAGLHLTYSSSPISTTTDHTLHSPQLTSSTTSHRPSRFCNLTEVDLSAPSIHPIPIMAASSNKQASSLALFLVALAVSSAVLVSLAPGAGAATTTCTPTQLTPCAPAIIGNAAPTAACCARLKAHPASCFCQYKKNPNMQRYVNSPNGKKVFAACKVPLPSC